A portion of the Microbulbifer agarilyticus genome contains these proteins:
- the lptF gene encoding LPS export ABC transporter permease LptF, producing MIIFRYLCRELLGATLAVSAVLLLMVMSGRFVKYLAEAAAGDLSAGILFSLMGFRLPGFLELVIPLGFFVGILLAYGRLYIESEMTVLHACGFSERQLLGYTLVPAVMVAAFVAAMSLYLTPTGIERTSHLLTADKTRNEFDHLVPKKFIATSGNRAVYYAEGLSDDRSTMHNVFLAELGNSRGDTETDHQIVTVAREGVQQIDPETGLRYLVLRDGYRYEGVPGQNDYRQMAFASYEVLLEVPRLRSKASEKLQSMSTVALWKSGDPRERVNLHWRFSLPVLVLIVAILAVPLSRTNPRQGRYAKMIPAVLLYIVYLVALQSVRGAIEDGKIEQAWAIWLVHPPFLILGLILLGGRDRKSRKRGASSGGASSAGGADVSA from the coding sequence GTGATAATTTTCCGCTACCTCTGCCGCGAGTTACTCGGTGCAACCCTGGCCGTTAGTGCCGTGTTGCTGCTGATGGTCATGAGCGGCCGCTTTGTGAAGTACCTGGCGGAAGCGGCGGCGGGCGACCTGTCTGCCGGAATTCTGTTTTCCCTCATGGGCTTTCGTCTGCCGGGCTTTCTCGAGCTGGTTATTCCCCTCGGCTTCTTTGTGGGTATTTTGCTTGCCTACGGCCGCCTGTATATCGAAAGCGAAATGACAGTGCTGCATGCGTGTGGCTTCAGTGAGCGTCAGCTGCTGGGTTACACCCTGGTGCCCGCTGTCATGGTGGCAGCGTTTGTTGCCGCAATGAGTTTGTACCTAACTCCCACTGGTATTGAGCGCACCTCGCACCTGCTTACCGCGGATAAAACCCGCAACGAGTTTGATCACCTGGTGCCGAAGAAATTTATCGCCACTAGTGGTAATCGCGCGGTCTACTACGCCGAGGGGCTGAGCGACGATCGCTCCACCATGCACAATGTGTTTCTTGCCGAGCTAGGCAACTCCCGCGGCGATACTGAAACCGACCACCAGATTGTTACCGTAGCCCGCGAAGGCGTGCAGCAGATAGACCCGGAAACCGGCCTGCGTTATCTGGTTTTACGGGATGGCTACCGCTACGAAGGGGTCCCCGGTCAGAACGATTACCGACAGATGGCGTTTGCCAGCTACGAGGTGCTTCTTGAGGTACCGCGCCTTCGTTCAAAAGCCAGTGAAAAGCTGCAGTCCATGTCCACCGTGGCCTTGTGGAAAAGTGGGGATCCTCGCGAACGGGTGAACCTGCACTGGCGTTTCAGCCTGCCGGTACTGGTATTGATCGTCGCCATTCTGGCAGTGCCACTGAGTCGTACCAATCCACGTCAGGGTCGCTACGCCAAGATGATTCCCGCGGTACTGCTCTACATCGTGTATCTGGTTGCCCTGCAGAGTGTTCGCGGTGCCATTGAGGATGGCAAGATCGAGCAGGCCTGGGCAATTTGGTTGGTGCATCCACCATTCTTGATTCTCGGGCTGATATTGCTCGGCGGGCGTGACCGCAAGTCGCGTAAGCGCGGCGCAAGTAGTGGCGGCGCAAGCAGTGCTGGAGGTGCCGATGTCTCTGCTTGA
- a CDS encoding leucyl aminopeptidase yields MQFTAKVTDILKQRSACAILAVDNKNRLTDSGSALDKANGGLLSKILKRGDLGSAAGATLMVPTVEGGAERALLVRTSKTPISQAEFRKVANNSAMAVKSLKDASSYLVEVSVKDADATWQAAQVALAAGLASYKFTRCHSDAKPNPLAKFAVHASDKKQLKAVQKGVELGGGQALGSNVARELGNLPGNICTPSYLVGEAKTLAKKHAKLSTTVLDNKKMESLGMGSFMSVAKGSDEPAAMIAMNYKGGKAGQKPIVLVGKGITFDTGGISLKPGAAMDEMKFDMCGAASVFGVMNALVEMNAPVNVVGVVAAAENMPSGRASKPGDIVTSMSGKTIEILNTDAEGRLVLCDALTWAGKFKPSVVIDVATLTGACVIALGHHATGLYANQDKLANDLIAAGETSGDRAWRMPLWDEYQPMLNSNFADMQNIGGREAGSVTAACFLARFAEDYNWAHLDIAGSAWKSGAAKGATGRPVPLLLQYILNKK; encoded by the coding sequence ATGCAGTTTACCGCCAAGGTCACCGATATCCTCAAGCAGCGTAGCGCCTGCGCCATTCTCGCCGTCGATAACAAGAACCGCCTCACCGATAGTGGCAGCGCGCTGGACAAGGCAAATGGCGGTCTTTTGAGCAAAATCCTGAAGCGCGGCGATCTGGGCAGCGCTGCGGGCGCTACTCTGATGGTACCGACCGTGGAAGGTGGCGCCGAGCGTGCACTGCTGGTACGCACCTCTAAGACCCCGATTTCCCAGGCAGAATTCCGTAAAGTGGCCAACAACAGCGCCATGGCTGTTAAATCCCTCAAAGATGCTTCCTCTTACCTGGTGGAAGTCTCCGTAAAAGACGCCGACGCCACTTGGCAGGCCGCGCAAGTGGCACTCGCGGCAGGCCTTGCCAGCTACAAGTTCACTCGCTGCCACAGCGACGCCAAGCCGAACCCGCTGGCGAAGTTCGCCGTTCATGCGTCGGACAAGAAACAATTGAAAGCGGTACAAAAAGGCGTGGAGCTCGGCGGCGGCCAGGCGCTCGGCAGCAATGTCGCGCGCGAACTGGGCAACCTCCCCGGCAACATCTGTACCCCGAGCTACTTGGTGGGCGAAGCCAAGACGCTGGCGAAAAAACACGCAAAACTGTCCACCACTGTTCTGGACAACAAGAAAATGGAATCCCTCGGCATGGGCTCATTCATGAGTGTCGCCAAGGGCAGTGACGAGCCGGCGGCGATGATCGCCATGAACTACAAGGGCGGCAAAGCCGGCCAGAAGCCGATCGTGCTGGTGGGTAAAGGCATCACGTTCGATACCGGCGGCATCAGCCTGAAGCCGGGCGCAGCCATGGACGAAATGAAGTTCGACATGTGCGGTGCGGCCAGTGTGTTCGGCGTAATGAATGCGCTGGTTGAAATGAACGCGCCGGTGAACGTGGTAGGAGTCGTTGCTGCTGCCGAAAATATGCCCAGTGGTCGCGCCAGCAAGCCCGGCGACATCGTGACTTCCATGAGCGGTAAAACCATCGAGATCCTCAACACGGACGCAGAAGGCCGACTGGTACTGTGTGACGCGTTGACTTGGGCGGGCAAATTCAAGCCCAGTGTAGTGATCGACGTGGCCACTCTGACCGGCGCCTGTGTAATCGCCCTTGGCCACCATGCCACCGGTCTGTACGCCAACCAGGACAAGCTTGCTAACGACCTAATCGCCGCCGGCGAAACCAGTGGTGACCGCGCCTGGCGTATGCCGCTGTGGGACGAGTATCAGCCGATGCTGAACTCCAACTTTGCCGATATGCAAAACATTGGTGGTCGCGAGGCTGGCTCTGTAACGGCAGCCTGCTTCCTGGCCCGCTTTGCCGAAGACTACAACTGGGCACACCTGGATATCGCAGGTAGTGCATGGAAGTCCGGCGCAGCGAAAGGTGCAACCGGCCGTCCAGTACCGCTGCTGCTGCAATACATTCTGAACAAAAAGTAA
- a CDS encoding DNA polymerase III subunit chi: MTRIDFYVLASENPDEIQNFACRLAEKAFRNGLKVLIAVDNGEQAKQVDELLWTFREDSFLPHAPQNLDQQAAIEVNSGEDPGQHHGLLINLCADTPGWFSQFDRLAEIVCQHPDSLARSRTRYSHFRDRGYPLQSHKIGN, from the coding sequence ATGACCCGAATAGACTTTTACGTATTGGCTTCTGAGAATCCCGATGAGATTCAGAACTTTGCCTGTCGTCTCGCAGAAAAAGCGTTTCGCAATGGACTCAAGGTATTGATCGCTGTGGATAACGGAGAGCAAGCCAAGCAAGTGGACGAGCTGCTGTGGACATTCCGTGAGGACAGCTTCCTGCCGCACGCGCCCCAAAACCTCGACCAGCAGGCCGCCATTGAGGTCAACAGCGGCGAAGATCCCGGCCAGCATCACGGCCTACTGATCAACCTGTGCGCCGATACCCCCGGCTGGTTCAGCCAGTTCGACCGGCTGGCCGAAATCGTCTGCCAGCATCCCGACTCTCTGGCGCGTTCAAGAACTCGATACAGTCACTTCCGCGACCGCGGATATCCGTTACAATCCCATAAAATTGGCAACTGA
- a CDS encoding valine--tRNA ligase, translating into MDKTYQPNAIEQQWYKTWEENGYFKPSGDTEATPYSIMIPPPNVTGSLHMGHGFQESIMDALIRYHRMKGDNTLWQVGTDHAGIATQMVVERLLAADGKNRHELGRDKFIEKVWEWKEESGGNITRQLRRLGASPDWSRERFTMDDGFYKAVQEVFIRLYEDDLIYRGKRLVNWDPKLHTAISDLEVLNEEEQGSLWHFRYPLSDGSGHLVVATTRPETMLGDTAVAVHPEDERYKHLIGKTIKLPLADREIPIIGDDYVDLEFGTGCVKITPAHDFNDYEMGQRHDLEMINILDQDAILNDNVPEKYRGMERFAARTQVVDDLDALGLLEKIEPHTLKVPRGDRSGVVIEPWLTDQWYVKTQPLADEAIKVVEDGRVEFVPKNYENMYFSWMRDIQDWCISRQLWWGHRIPAWYDNDGNVYVGRSEEEVRRKHNLGDIELRQDDDVLDTWFSSGLWTFGTLGWPEETPELEMFHPTSVLVTGFDIIFFWVARMMMLTLYFKKEVPFKTVYVHGLVRDGQGQKMSKSKGNVLDPIDLIDGIDLESLVTKRTAGMQVPRLREKIEKQTRKEFPDGLAAYGTDALRYTYYSLASTGRDIKFDVGRIEGFRNFCNKIWNASRYVLQNCDGHDCGQDGSEDFELSIADRWIISQLQRTEIAVKEAIESYRFDLASQALYDFVWSEYCSWYLELSKPVLWDDNASDAVKKGTRRTLIRVLETILRMAHPLMPYITEEIWQRVKELAGKAGDTIMLQPYPEANEHRIDENAETAIAWLKGVIEGVRNIRGEMNISPAKKIPLILRNGSERDEELLKQTRSLLTKLASLESIESLEAGAEAPASSTALVGELELLVPMAGLIDVEAESARVQKELDKLDKDLASVAGKLKNPNFVNKAPEAVVNKEKERLADLESARARFAEQLESLKNL; encoded by the coding sequence ATGGACAAGACATACCAGCCCAACGCCATCGAACAACAGTGGTACAAAACCTGGGAAGAAAACGGCTACTTCAAGCCTTCCGGTGATACCGAAGCCACCCCCTACAGCATCATGATTCCGCCGCCGAACGTCACCGGTAGCCTGCACATGGGCCACGGCTTCCAGGAATCCATCATGGATGCGCTGATTCGCTACCACCGCATGAAGGGCGACAACACCCTGTGGCAGGTGGGTACCGACCATGCCGGTATCGCCACTCAGATGGTGGTGGAGCGCCTGCTGGCCGCCGATGGCAAGAATCGCCACGAGCTGGGCCGCGACAAGTTCATTGAGAAAGTGTGGGAGTGGAAGGAAGAGTCCGGCGGTAATATCACCCGCCAGCTACGTCGCCTGGGCGCCAGCCCGGACTGGTCCCGCGAACGCTTCACCATGGACGATGGCTTCTACAAAGCGGTGCAGGAAGTCTTCATTCGTCTGTACGAAGACGACCTTATCTACCGCGGCAAGCGCCTGGTGAACTGGGATCCAAAACTGCACACCGCGATCTCTGATCTCGAAGTGCTGAACGAAGAAGAGCAAGGCAGCCTGTGGCATTTCCGCTACCCGCTGTCTGACGGTTCCGGTCACCTTGTGGTTGCCACTACCCGTCCGGAAACCATGCTGGGCGATACCGCGGTTGCCGTGCACCCGGAAGACGAACGTTACAAGCACCTGATCGGCAAGACCATCAAGCTGCCACTGGCGGACCGTGAGATCCCGATCATCGGCGACGACTATGTTGACCTGGAGTTCGGTACCGGCTGCGTGAAGATCACCCCGGCCCACGACTTCAACGACTACGAGATGGGCCAGCGCCACGATCTGGAAATGATCAATATCCTGGACCAGGACGCCATCCTCAACGATAACGTGCCGGAAAAATACCGCGGCATGGAGCGTTTTGCTGCGCGCACGCAAGTAGTAGATGACCTGGATGCACTGGGCCTGCTGGAAAAAATCGAGCCGCATACCTTGAAGGTTCCGCGCGGCGACCGCAGCGGCGTGGTGATTGAGCCTTGGCTCACCGACCAGTGGTACGTAAAAACCCAGCCGCTGGCGGATGAGGCAATCAAGGTTGTCGAAGACGGCCGCGTTGAATTCGTGCCGAAAAACTACGAGAACATGTACTTCTCCTGGATGCGCGACATTCAGGACTGGTGTATTTCCCGCCAGCTGTGGTGGGGCCACCGCATCCCCGCATGGTACGACAACGACGGCAATGTGTACGTTGGCCGCAGTGAAGAAGAGGTGCGCAGAAAGCACAACCTCGGCGACATCGAGCTGCGCCAGGACGACGACGTTCTCGACACCTGGTTCTCCTCTGGCCTGTGGACCTTCGGCACCCTGGGCTGGCCGGAAGAAACACCGGAACTGGAAATGTTCCACCCCACCAGCGTGCTGGTAACCGGCTTCGACATCATCTTCTTCTGGGTTGCGCGCATGATGATGCTAACCCTCTACTTCAAGAAGGAAGTACCGTTTAAAACCGTATACGTGCACGGCTTGGTGCGCGACGGCCAGGGCCAGAAGATGTCCAAGTCCAAGGGCAATGTACTGGACCCGATCGACCTGATCGACGGTATCGACCTGGAAAGCCTGGTGACCAAACGCACCGCGGGCATGCAGGTGCCGCGCCTGCGCGAGAAGATTGAAAAGCAGACCCGCAAGGAATTCCCGGACGGCCTCGCCGCCTACGGTACCGACGCCCTGCGCTACACCTACTACTCGCTGGCCTCCACCGGCCGCGATATCAAGTTCGACGTCGGTCGTATCGAGGGTTTCCGCAACTTCTGCAACAAAATCTGGAACGCCTCTCGCTACGTGCTGCAAAACTGCGACGGCCACGACTGCGGGCAGGACGGTAGCGAAGATTTCGAGCTGTCCATCGCCGATCGCTGGATTATTTCTCAACTGCAGCGCACCGAAATTGCAGTCAAGGAAGCCATCGAAAGCTACCGCTTTGACCTGGCCTCCCAGGCACTGTACGACTTCGTATGGAGTGAGTACTGCAGCTGGTACCTGGAACTTTCCAAGCCGGTGCTGTGGGACGACAACGCCAGCGACGCAGTGAAAAAAGGTACCCGCCGCACACTGATCCGCGTACTGGAAACCATTCTGCGTATGGCGCACCCGCTGATGCCGTACATCACCGAGGAAATCTGGCAGCGCGTAAAAGAACTGGCTGGCAAAGCCGGCGACACCATCATGTTGCAGCCCTACCCGGAAGCCAATGAGCACCGCATCGACGAAAATGCCGAAACGGCGATCGCCTGGCTTAAGGGCGTGATCGAAGGCGTGCGTAATATTCGCGGTGAAATGAACATTTCCCCGGCGAAGAAAATCCCGCTGATCTTGCGCAATGGCTCCGAACGCGACGAAGAACTGCTGAAGCAGACCCGTAGCCTGTTGACCAAACTGGCAAGCCTCGAGTCCATCGAATCTCTGGAAGCCGGTGCGGAAGCCCCAGCCTCCTCCACTGCACTGGTGGGCGAGCTGGAACTGCTGGTACCTATGGCAGGACTGATCGATGTGGAAGCGGAAAGCGCGCGGGTTCAGAAGGAGCTCGACAAGCTGGACAAGGACCTCGCCAGTGTTGCCGGTAAGCTGAAAAATCCAAACTTTGTGAACAAGGCACCGGAAGCGGTAGTGAACAAGGAAAAGGAAAGACTGGCCGATCTGGAAAGTGCGCGCGCGCGCTTTGCGGAACAGCTGGAGTCTCTGAAGAACCTGTAA
- a CDS encoding alpha-L-glutamate ligase-like protein: MHLSYLFRGGLVSPFALNRRGVLGMNARNVNYIARYNDRDKYPIVDDKLNTKRQAKRYRIPVPELIAAFETQPSRRRVMGVIEPLDKFVIKPARGSGGKGILVIVGRDGDDYLKPSGAKVTALDIQRHVSNIHSGLYSLGGKPDRVMIEALVDFDPVFDKYSYEGVPDIRVIVFRGYPVMAMLRCSTHVSDGKANLHQGAVGVGVDLATGKSCHAVQHGVRIDQHPDTEMRFSALEVPDWKELVRLAASCYEMTGLGYLGCDIVLDRRRGPLLLEANARPGLAIQIANGVGLRTRLEHIEKMDLEQLEKGVDERLAYSMDYFAAEPMA; encoded by the coding sequence ATGCACCTGTCCTATCTGTTCCGCGGTGGACTGGTCTCACCCTTCGCGCTGAATCGGCGCGGTGTGCTTGGTATGAATGCGCGCAATGTAAATTACATTGCGCGCTACAACGACCGCGACAAATACCCCATCGTTGATGACAAACTCAATACCAAGCGCCAGGCAAAGCGTTACCGTATTCCCGTACCGGAATTGATCGCTGCGTTTGAGACACAGCCAAGCCGCAGAAGGGTAATGGGTGTGATCGAGCCGCTGGACAAATTTGTGATCAAGCCCGCGCGGGGCTCGGGCGGCAAGGGAATTTTGGTGATTGTCGGGCGCGACGGCGACGACTATTTAAAGCCCTCGGGAGCCAAAGTCACCGCGCTGGATATTCAGCGCCACGTGAGCAATATCCACAGTGGCCTGTATAGCTTGGGCGGTAAGCCGGACCGGGTAATGATCGAGGCGCTGGTGGATTTTGATCCGGTGTTCGACAAGTATTCCTATGAGGGTGTGCCGGACATCCGCGTGATTGTGTTTCGTGGCTATCCGGTAATGGCCATGCTGCGCTGCTCCACACACGTTTCCGATGGCAAGGCGAATCTGCACCAAGGTGCCGTGGGTGTGGGGGTGGATCTGGCGACGGGCAAATCCTGCCATGCGGTGCAGCACGGTGTTCGAATCGACCAGCACCCGGATACCGAAATGCGTTTTTCAGCCCTCGAAGTGCCGGACTGGAAGGAGCTGGTGCGCCTCGCAGCCAGTTGTTATGAGATGACCGGGCTCGGTTATCTCGGCTGCGACATTGTACTGGACCGCCGGCGTGGGCCGCTCTTGCTGGAAGCCAATGCGCGCCCCGGCCTCGCGATCCAGATTGCCAATGGTGTTGGCTTGCGCACGCGCCTGGAACATATCGAGAAGATGGATCTGGAGCAGTTGGAAAAGGGTGTAGATGAGCGATTGGCCTACTCGATGGATTATTTCGCGGCAGAGCCGATGGCATAA
- a CDS encoding inactive transglutaminase family protein: MSPRAQVYILAALLTLMGAGLTIYKNVELGFPLLPGEYRTVWTIEAKVGFTADGGPAKAALTLPREQRNMEVLGETFSSSGYGFNIIQEDDEYRAVWAKREASGPQSLFYQLDVHQTPGAALEQPLDMSTKVVKPLLAAREQEAVRQAIYSLVDTARQRSSDTQTFTTELLTALADRRNQDANMIFGYYKDRSFVDVALLVLAAADVPAHRIRGLYLEDDRRRMSPEDLLEIYDGIRWVVFEPQSGSPGVPKNFFIWQRGGKSLLDVEGGYNSRVTFSVISNDVPARDVAMLSTSQEKEALVDFSIYSLPIEQQSIFKLILLVPVGALVVVLLRVFVGLRTSGTFMPVLLAIAFIETQLLTGLSIFVLILILGLWIRFYLSRLNLLLVARIAAVVVTVVILMGAISVISYKLGIEQALTVTFFPMIILAWTIERMSIVWEEDGPYEVLIQAGGSLLVAVIAWWVMTNRYIEHWTFNFPELLLVLLGVIMIVGNYTGFRLAELARFRQLVR, from the coding sequence ATGTCGCCACGGGCTCAAGTCTACATTCTGGCTGCGCTGCTCACGCTGATGGGCGCCGGCCTCACCATATACAAAAACGTCGAACTGGGCTTTCCACTGTTGCCTGGTGAATATCGCACTGTCTGGACCATTGAGGCCAAGGTAGGGTTTACCGCAGACGGTGGCCCGGCCAAGGCTGCGCTCACCCTGCCACGGGAACAGCGCAATATGGAAGTGCTGGGGGAAACCTTCAGCTCCTCCGGCTACGGTTTCAATATCATTCAAGAAGACGACGAGTATCGCGCGGTCTGGGCCAAGCGCGAGGCCAGCGGCCCGCAGTCGCTCTTCTATCAGCTCGATGTACACCAGACGCCCGGTGCGGCGCTGGAGCAGCCCCTGGATATGAGTACCAAAGTGGTGAAACCGCTGCTGGCTGCTCGCGAACAGGAGGCGGTGCGCCAGGCGATCTACTCGCTGGTAGACACGGCCCGCCAACGCTCGTCCGATACGCAAACTTTTACCACCGAACTGCTGACCGCCCTGGCTGACCGCCGCAACCAGGACGCCAACATGATTTTTGGTTACTACAAAGATCGCTCTTTCGTCGATGTGGCGCTGTTGGTGCTGGCGGCTGCCGACGTGCCTGCACATCGTATTCGCGGCCTCTATCTGGAGGACGACCGCCGGCGGATGTCGCCGGAAGATTTGCTGGAGATCTACGACGGCATACGCTGGGTGGTGTTTGAGCCGCAGAGTGGCTCCCCAGGGGTGCCGAAAAACTTCTTTATCTGGCAGCGCGGCGGCAAAAGTCTGTTAGACGTGGAAGGTGGCTACAACTCTCGTGTGACCTTCTCTGTTATCTCCAACGACGTGCCGGCGCGGGACGTCGCCATGTTGAGTACCAGCCAGGAAAAAGAAGCCCTGGTGGATTTCTCCATATACAGCCTGCCTATTGAGCAGCAGAGCATTTTCAAACTGATTCTGCTGGTCCCTGTCGGCGCACTGGTAGTGGTATTGCTGCGCGTATTTGTCGGCCTGCGTACCTCCGGTACCTTTATGCCGGTACTGCTGGCGATTGCGTTTATTGAAACCCAGCTGCTTACCGGCCTGTCGATTTTTGTCCTGATCCTGATCCTCGGTCTGTGGATTCGTTTCTATTTAAGTAGGTTGAATTTGCTCCTTGTGGCGAGGATCGCCGCCGTCGTAGTGACGGTGGTGATCCTGATGGGCGCGATCAGTGTGATCAGTTACAAACTGGGCATTGAGCAGGCGCTGACGGTCACCTTCTTCCCGATGATTATTCTGGCCTGGACCATCGAGCGGATGTCGATAGTGTGGGAGGAAGATGGCCCTTACGAGGTACTGATTCAGGCGGGTGGTAGCCTGCTGGTGGCGGTGATTGCCTGGTGGGTGATGACCAACCGCTATATCGAGCACTGGACGTTTAACTTCCCTGAGCTGCTGCTGGTACTGCTGGGCGTGATTATGATCGTCGGTAACTACACCGGTTTCAGGCTGGCTGAACTGGCGCGCTTCCGCCAGCTGGTGCGCTGA
- a CDS encoding ATP-dependent zinc protease, which produces MPLFSLLLMSQLLVGCESLFSRAPAAAPEPVNVFEDTPSAADAAALPGQCPPVQAVVCAEPEVKVVERVIERKFETIVEVPVAKDKLVLGSQEYAMVEPGDLRLKAQIDTGVATSSLHVEQLTRFERDGSDWVRFNVSNGDDTEAVKIELPIERHVRVARPGFDRQRRPIVNMSLTIGDVTHMVEVNLVQRGDFDFPLQVGRNFLKDSAVVDVSRRFVQGNGQLPIVSK; this is translated from the coding sequence TTGCCTTTATTTTCCCTATTGCTGATGAGCCAGCTGCTCGTTGGCTGCGAATCGCTGTTTTCCCGCGCGCCAGCTGCTGCGCCGGAACCGGTAAATGTATTCGAAGATACCCCGTCAGCCGCCGATGCGGCAGCGCTACCTGGCCAGTGTCCGCCGGTTCAGGCCGTGGTGTGTGCCGAGCCCGAAGTCAAAGTGGTGGAGCGGGTTATTGAGCGTAAGTTCGAGACCATCGTTGAAGTGCCGGTGGCCAAGGACAAACTGGTGCTCGGTTCACAAGAGTATGCAATGGTCGAGCCCGGTGATCTGCGTTTAAAGGCGCAAATCGATACGGGTGTCGCCACCAGTTCTCTCCATGTGGAGCAGCTCACGCGTTTTGAACGGGACGGCAGCGACTGGGTGCGATTTAACGTTTCCAATGGCGATGACACCGAGGCGGTAAAAATTGAGCTGCCCATCGAGCGGCACGTGCGTGTAGCACGTCCGGGCTTTGATCGTCAGCGTCGACCCATTGTGAATATGAGCCTTACCATCGGTGATGTCACCCATATGGTCGAGGTAAACCTGGTGCAGCGTGGAGATTTTGACTTCCCGCTGCAGGTAGGGCGCAATTTTCTCAAGGATTCCGCTGTAGTTGATGTGAGCCGCAGGTTTGTTCAGGGCAACGGTCAGCTACCCATAGTCAGCAAATAG
- a CDS encoding YqcC family protein, which translates to MKSIFPDIATLLLELEAELRLLELWDETPPSPEALASTQPFCVDTLTFPQWLQFVFLPRMSHLVELEQPLPEKCGIAPMAEEYFRGGSLQGPALVAKLAEIDERLAQG; encoded by the coding sequence ATGAAGTCCATTTTCCCGGATATTGCTACGCTGTTGTTGGAACTGGAAGCCGAACTGCGGCTCCTCGAGCTGTGGGATGAAACCCCACCCAGCCCCGAGGCACTGGCGAGTACCCAGCCCTTCTGTGTGGATACCCTGACCTTCCCTCAGTGGCTGCAGTTTGTATTTCTGCCGCGCATGAGTCACCTGGTGGAGCTGGAACAGCCACTACCGGAAAAATGCGGTATCGCGCCTATGGCAGAAGAGTATTTCCGTGGCGGCAGCCTGCAGGGACCTGCACTGGTGGCAAAACTGGCGGAGATTGACGAGCGATTGGCGCAGGGTTGA